The Candidatus Zixiibacteriota bacterium genomic interval TTGGCGTTGAGACACGAGTCATAAATATGCACACGGTCAAGCCGCTTGACAGGGACGCCATTCTTCGCGCCGCCGCCGAGACAAGTGCCATTATAACCGCCGAAGAACATCAAATCGGCGGGCTGGGCAACCTGGTGGCTGCTGTCGTGGCCGAGGGGAATTTCGATGGCGGCGAATCGGTGAAGTTTTCCATGGTAGGCGTTCGAGACAGTTTCGGCGAGTCCGGTAAGCCATGGCAGCTTATCAAAAAATACGGCCTGGCGGCCGAGCACATAGCGCTTAGAGCAAAAGAGTTGTTGGATAAATAAAGAAAGGCACGTTAGCATGAAATACTCCACGAGGATTACCAAATTAGGGACCGAAGGCGCGTTCGCCGTTTTAGCCAAAGCCAAACAGATGGAGGCCCAAGGACGGTCCATCATTCACCTCCAGATCGGTGAGCCGGATTTCGACACCCCGCAGAATATATCCGAAGCCGGCGTGAAGGCCCTTTGGGATGGTCAGACACACTACAGTTCATCGGGAGGCGTCATGCTGGCCCGACAGACGATCGCCGATTATTACCGCAACGAACGCAAGATGGATATCGGTCCTGAAAATGTCATTATCATGCCGGGCGCGAAGCCGGTAATCTACACCGCCCTGTGTGCCGCGGTGAACGAAGGGGATGAAGTCATTATTCCCAACCCCGGTTACCCGACTTATGAGTCGGTCGTCAACTACCTGGGCGCGAAACCGGTGTTTGTCGACCTGCTCGAAGAGAAAGATTTCCGCTTCGATGTTGAGCAGCTCAAAGAGTTGATCACCCCCAAAACTAAGATGATCGTTATCAACTCGCCTCAAAATCCCACCGGCGGCATGCTTGCCCAGAGCGATCTTGAGGGTATCTATGAACTGGCAGAAAAGCACGATCTCTGGATTCTTACCGATGAAATCTATTCCCGCATAGTCTATGACACCAAGTTCCTCTCAATTGCGACAATCCCGGGCGCGATGGAGCGCACGATCATTGTCGATGGTATGTCCAAGACCTATGCCATGACCGGCTGGCGTTTGGGATAC includes:
- a CDS encoding pyridoxal phosphate-dependent aminotransferase, which codes for MKYSTRITKLGTEGAFAVLAKAKQMEAQGRSIIHLQIGEPDFDTPQNISEAGVKALWDGQTHYSSSGGVMLARQTIADYYRNERKMDIGPENVIIMPGAKPVIYTALCAAVNEGDEVIIPNPGYPTYESVVNYLGAKPVFVDLLEEKDFRFDVEQLKELITPKTKMIVINSPQNPTGGMLAQSDLEGIYELAEKHDLWILTDEIYSRIVYDTKFLSIATIPGAMERTIIVDGMSKTYAMTGWRLGYGIMPKKMADYLFTMAVNNFSGTCTFAQYALIEALTGPQGSVQKMVAEFHRRRDVIVEGLNKMEGISCLNPVGAFYVFPNITKTGLTSQQFADLMLQEAGVAILAGTCFGSNGEGYVRFSYANSVENIQEALNRIWKTLAGVKQAT